Within Protaetiibacter intestinalis, the genomic segment GCGAGATCCCGACGATGCTGCTCGAGCCTGTCGCGGTCACGACCCGGCAGGAGGCGGCGCGGCTGCTGGGCTGAGCAACCAGCCCACCTCGCGCTCGAGCAGGGCTCGCCGGCTCGGGCTGTCGTAGGAGCGCTCGTCGTGCCCGAGGGCGTCGTAGACGACGTTCGCGCCGCCGACACGATGCGTCCAGGCGAGCGGATGCCGTGCGCCGGCCTCCTCGTGCCACGCGAGCACGCCGACCTCGGGCGAGACGCTCAGCGCCGTGTAGCGCTCGTCGACGGCCTCGACGTCGACGAGGCCCGCGGTGATCGGATGCGGCTCGAGTCGCACGTGCGCCTCGCCGAGCTCGGGGTGGTAGCTCTCCTCCGGCACCCAGCGCCCGCCGAGCGTCGCCGCCCACTCGGGCCGGTCGACGAAGAGGCACGTCGCCGAGTGCACGGCGAGCAGCGGCCGTCCGCCGGCGAGGTGCGCGGCGACCGCGTCGAGCACGAGGTCGTCGCCGGACGTCGGCTCGTAGGCGTTCGACGCCTGCACGACGACGAGGTCCGGCCCGGCCGCGACGGCATCCGCGAACCCCGCCGCCCCGTCGACGATCGTCGTGCGCACGCCGAGACCGTCGAGCACCTGGGCGATGCGGGCCGCCGTCGCACGGAACGGATGCCACGGATCGTCGAAGTCGCCCCCGCCGGTCAGCAGCACGGCATCCGTCATGGGTTCAGGCTAGACGGCCGCGTCAGCTTCTTCGCGAGTACGACGCTCGTCGGCGCTCTCATAGATGCGCAGCGGACTGGCGTCGTTGAGCAACCAATCGCCGACCACGCGCGCCTTGTAGACGCGGGGGTTGTGCGAGGAGAGTGTGCGGGCGTTGCGCCAGTGCCGGTCGAGTTGCGCCTCCTCGAGCACGGCGGAGGAGCCGAGGGCGTCGAACAGGATCGTCGTCGCTTCGAGGATGGCATCCGTCACGGTGACCTGTGCCTCGTAGCTCGCGATCGCGGCCTCGGTCGCGAGTCGCTGCACCTCCTCCGAGGCGGGGTCGGCACCCGATGCGAGGGCGTCGGCGACGGGGTCGACGAGGCCTGCCGCCCGCAGGACGACGGCCTCGGCGGCTGTGACGAGCGCTGAGACGCGTCCGACCACCGCCTGCAACTGCGCATCCCGCCGAGGTTCCGGGTCGAGGCCGTGGGGGTAGTTGCGCCGACGTTCCCGCACCGCCGAGACGAGCTCCGCCCTCGCGGCCCTGCCCACGCCGACGAGGGAGGCGAGCAGCACGAGCTGGTAGACCACTTCCTGGTAGAGCACGCGTTCCTCGAAGTGGTAGATCGCTTCGGGGGCGACCTGCACCCCGGTGAAGACGGTCGTGCCGGATCCCGTCTGGCGCTGACCGACCCCGGTCCAGTCGTCGAGGAGCGTCACCCCCGGAGCGTCGGCGCGGATGATCGCGATGACGGGGGCGGCGTCCTGGTCGAGTGCGAAGACGCTGATCCAGTCCGCGTAGATGCTGCCCGTGCTGTAGTACTTGGTGCCGTCGAGCACGCCGCCGTCGGAGTCGCGGGTCAGGCGCGTGCCGACCTTGTCGAGCCCGTTCGAGCCGAGCTCCGACCAGGCGCCGCCGAAGACCTCTCCCGCCGCGATCCGCTCGACCCAGACGGGGTCCGCTGCGGAACCCGCGAGCAAGCGGTCCTCGACGAAGGCCAGGTGATTGCGCCACAGCTGGGGCTGATTGGAGTCCGCCTCGCCGAGGGCGATGAGGAGCTCGAAGAGCTCCCGGACCCCGGCGCCGGCCCCGCCACGATCGAGCGGCAGCCGCACGGCACCGAACCCCGCGTCCGCGAGCTCGCGGACCTCGTCGTACGGCCGGGTACCGGACCGCTCGTGCTCGCGCGCGCGGTCCGCGATGCGGCGCAGCACGGGCGCGAAGCGTTCGGCGAGCGCGCTCATCGTTCGCTCCTCTCCGTGAGGGCGACCCGGTCGAGGTTCGCGCCTCCGCGGAACCGGGCCGCCGGATGGGTGTCGGGCAGTCGGGCGCTGCCGCCCGTGACGCGCTCGCGCAAGGTCTCGCCCGGGAAGTACCCGGGGCGCAGCCTGCCACGCCGACGCAACTCGGGCACCACGTGCTCGATGAAGTCGAGCGCCGTGCCGAAGGAGTGGTACTGCACGAGGTTGATGCCGTCGATGCCGTACTCGTCGAGCCAGCGCTCGATCTCGTCGGCCACCTGGACGGGATCACCGACGGCGAGGAACGGCTCGCGGTGGAAGCTCACGATCGTGTCGAGGAACTCGCCGACGGTGAGCTCATCCGCGGCACCGCGGAGGAAGGGCTCGGCCGAGCTACCCTCCCGCAGTCGCACCTCGCCGATGGTCGTCTCGCGGTCGTAGGACAGGAAGTCGACCGTCGAGCTCCAGTGGGCGAGCACGCCGGCGAGGCTCGCCTCCCGGTCGAACTCGGCGAGTTTGGCGCGCGCTTCCTGCTCGGTCGCCGCGACGACGACCGTCGCGCCGACGACGAAGCGCACATCCTCGCGGGAGCGCCCCGCAGCCTCCGCGGCATCGCGGATGCCCGCGATCGTCGCCTGGATCGCCTCGAGCGACGGTCCCCCGGTGAAGACGAGCTCGGCGTGCCGTCCGGCGAGGGCGATGCCGCGCGGCGAGGCGGTGGCCTGGATGAGCAGCGGCGATCGCTGCCGGGAGGGAGATGCCAGATGCGGCCCGGCGACGCGGTGGTGCTCGCTCACGTGATCGATGTAGCGGATCTTCGCTGGGTCGGCGTAGATCTTGCCGTCGCGATCCTCGAGCACGGCATCGTCATCCCACGAGCCTTCCCACAGCTTGTAGAGCACTTCGAGGTACTCCTCGGCGAGGGCGTAGCGGTCGTCGTGTGCGATCTCGTCGTCATGACCGAAGTTGCGCGCGGCATTGGGAAGGTACGAGGTGACGATGTTCCAGCCGACCCGTCCCTTGGTGAGATGGTCGAGGGTCGACATGCGTCGTGCGAACGCGAACGGCGGCTCGTAGCTCGTCGAGAAGGTGATCCCGAATCCCAGCTCCCGGGTCACGGCGGCCATGGCCGGCACGACGAGCATCGGGTCGTTCGAGGGGATCTGGAGCCCCTCGCGGATGGCGGTCTCGGGCCCACCTCGGAACACGTCGTACGTGCCGATGACGTCCGCGAGGAAGACCGCGTCGAAGCCGCCGCCTTCGAGGATGCGGGCGAGTTCGGTCCAGTACTCGATGTCGGTGAAGCGGTGCCGGTTGTTGCCGGGGAGCGTCCACAGACCGTGCGTGATGTGGCTCACGCAGTTCATCTCGAACAGGTTGAGGATGAGGCGCTTGGGGTCGGACATGGTGGCCCTTCAGGCGAGGAGGAGTTCGTGGCGTTCGCGACCGGGGATGGAATCGACGAGGTCGGCGGTGTAGGGGTCGCGCGGGTGATCGAACACCGTCCGCGCGTTGCCGTGCTCGACGACGCGGCCGTGCTGCAGCACGGTGACCTCGTCCGCGATCTGGCGGACGAGACTCAGGTCGTGCGAGATGAAGAGGTAGCTGAGCCCCTGTTCCGCCTGCAGCGAGAGCAGCAACTCGATGATCTGCGCTTGGACGGTGACGTCGAGCGCCGAGGTCGGCTCATCGAGCACGAGCACGTCGGGTGCGAGCACGAGCGCGCGGGCGACGGCGACCCGTTGCCGTTGACCCCCCGAGACCTCGCGTGCACGTCGACCGAGCACGGATGCGGGCAGGGCGACCCGGTCGAGGATCTCGCGCACGGCGGTCTGACGGGCGGCACGGTCGCCGATGCCGTGGATGCGGAGGGGCTCCTCGATGATCCGCTCGATCGGATACCGCGGATCCACGGCGGCAAGCGGGTTCTGGTAGACGAGTTGCAGTCGGCGTGCGAATGGGTTGGTCGCGCGCGGCTCGGTCGGCAGTGCGACGCCGTCGACCGTCACGGTCCCGGCATCGAACCCGGTCAGCCCCGCGACGATGCGGGCGAGGGTCGTCTTCCCCGAGCCGGATTCGCCGACGAGGGCGTGCACACTGCCGCCGCGCAGCTGAAGGCTCACGGCGTCGAGCGCGAGGGTCTCGTTCCGGTCGAACCGCTTGGTGAGGCCGGCGACCTCGACGATCGGCTCCGGACGGACCGCCGGCCGGGTCCGGTCGAGGTAACGGTCGGGGCTCAGCGAGGGCGCGTCCGCGAGCAGGCGCACGGTGTAGGGATCGCGCGGATTGCCGAGCACGGCGACGGCCGGACCGTGCTCGCGGAGGCGGCCGTGGTTGAGCACGGCGACGTCGTCGCTCCGCTCGAAGGCGAGCGCGAGGTCGTGGGTGATGAACAGGATCGACAGGCCGAGTTCGTCCTGCAGCTCTCCGAGCAGGTCGAGGATGCGGCGCTGCACGGTCACATCGAGAGCCGAGGTGGGCTCGTCGGCGATCAGCACGCGCGGGGTGCCGGCGACCGCTCCCGCGATGAGGACGCGCTGCAGTTGACCGCCGGAGAGCTCGTGCGGGTAGGCGCGTACCTTCTTCTCGGGTTCGCGGATGCCGACCCGGTCCAGCAGGCTCACCACCTCCCGCTGCACCTCTCCGGGGGGAAGGTCGCGGTGTAGACGCAGTACCGAGCCCAGCTGCCGTCCGATGCGCTGGAGCGGGTCGAGCGAACTGAGCGGGTCCTGCGGGACGAATCCGATGGTGCGGCCACGCAGCGGCCGCCAGTCGCGGCGCCCGAACCGGGTCACATCGTGCCCGTCCACCCGGATGCTGCCGGCCGTGATACTGCCGACGGCTGGGAGCAGCCCGGCGACGGCATGGGCGATCGTGCTCTTGCCGGAGCCCGACTGCCCGACGAGTGCGAGCGTCTTCGCGGGTTCGAGGGCGAGCGAGACGCCGTGCACGACGGCCTCGACATCCGCGCGAGGCGTGCGGCGGTATCCGATGGTGACGTGGTCGAGCTCGATGGCGCTCATCGGGCGATCCTCGCTTTCACGATCTGGCTGATACGGCTGATGGCGACCACCGTGACGGTGATGAACACGCCCGGGACGAGCACGAGCCACGGCGACGACACCATGTAGTCCCTGCCCTCGGCGACGAGTAGGCCCCACTCGGGTTGCGGGGGAGGCGCACCGTAGCCGAGGAAGCTGAGGGCCGAGATCCAGAGGATCGCGTTGCCGAACTGCAGAGCGGTGAGCGAGAGCACGGCGGCCGTCGAGTTGGGGAGCACGTGACGCACGAGGACCGAACTGCGCCGCGCGCCCAGGTGATGGCTCGCCTCGACGAACGGTAGCCCCTTGATCGTGAGCACCTCCGATCGCATGAGACGCGTGAACATCGCGACCGTCGAGACCCCGACAGCGATTGCGGCGTTGAGGGTGCCGAAGCCGAGCGAGACGACGACCACCATCGCGAGCAGGAGGCCGGGGATCGAGAGCAGCACGTCGACGATCCTGCTGATCACGGCGTCCACCGCTCCGCCGAGGGTGGCTGCCAGAAGGCCCAGCACGATTCCGCTGCCGAGCCCGATGAGCACCGCGACCGCCGAGCCGAAGAAGGTGCGGGAGGTGCCGTGCACGATGCGCGAGAGCAGGTCGCGTCCCAGGTAGTCGGTGCCGAAGGGATGCGCCCACGACGGGGGAGCGAGTACCGCCGCCTCGTCGGGTACGAGAGGGTCGTATGGCGTGAGCAGCCACGGGGCGACCGTGGCGACGAGCAGCAGCAGGACAAAGGTGATCGCAAGCACGTCCACGGCGTGCAGGTTCGCGGTCGCGCGGCGCAGCAGGCGGATCGGCGCAGCCTGCGTGGTCGCATCCAGCACGGCGGTCATGCGAACACCTCCGGGGTCTTCGCGCGGGTGCGTCGCGCCGCCCGGATGCGGGAGCGTCGCGTCGCGTAGCTGATGCGCGGATCGAGGAACGGATAGATCAGGTCAGCCACGAGGTTGATGATGACGAACGTCGTCGAGACCAGCACCACGACCGCCAGGATGACGGGTGTGTCCTGGTCGCGGACCGCCTGCTGGGTGATGAACCCGATCCCCGTGCGACTGAACACGGTCTCGACGACCACCGTGCTCGCGAGCATGTCTCCGACCGTGAGGGCGAGGAGTGTCACGGCGGGGATCGACCCGTTCTTGAGGAGATGGCCCCCGACGATGCCGGCCTCGGAGACCCCGCGGGCGCGGAGCACGGTGACGAAGGGTTCGCCCGCGGCGCGGTCGAGACCCGTGATGAGCACCTGCGTGATCGGGGCGTTCACGCCGATCGCGAGGGTGGCCGCGGGGAGGATGAGCGTCACGAACCCCTCGTCCCGGATGGACGAGATCCAGCCGAGCTGGAAGGAGAACACCAACAGCAACAGGAACCCCACGAGGAAGCTCGGCGTCGACAGGAACACGAGCGGCAGCAGCCGCGCGAATCCGCGAAGCCGGCGCGGTCCGAAAACCGCGAGCAGCGCGATCCCGAGCGACAGCACCGCGGTGAACAGCAGCGCGAGCAGGGCGAGCGGCGCCGAGTTCGAGAGACCCTGGCCGATCAGATCCGTGACGGGCTTGCCGTTGGTGAGCGAGTATCCCCAGTCGCCCTGGAACAGCCGCTGCACCGAGATGAGGAACTGCTCGATCGGCGCCTTGTCGAGGTGGTAGTAGGCGATGAGCGGGCCCGCGGCCGACTCCGGAAGCGGGTTCTGCGGGTTCGTCAGCTTGTTCTCGATGGGGTTGCCCGGCAGCACGAACAGGGTGAAGAACACGAGCGTGTAGGAGAGCGCGATGACGAGCAGCGCCTGCGCGCTGCGCGCCACCACGAACCGCGTGCGGCCCATCACGACACCCAGGTCGCCTGGAAGGTCGGCAGCGCCCCGTCGGTGAGGAAGAAGCCGTGCACGCGGTCGCGCGCCACATAGACCTGGCTGTCATCGAAGAGCGGGAGCACGTAGGCGTTCTCCACGAGGTAGCGCTGAACGTCGGCGAGCTCCGCGGCGCGCGTGGTGTCGTCCGTCGCCACGAGTTCGGCCCGCAGCAGCTCGTCGAGCTTCGGGTCGTCGACCCTGAGCGGGTTCCAGTTGGCGCTGTCGTAGTACTCGTTGAGACCCACCGGATCCGGGTGAGGCCACCCGACGCGCAGCACGCCCGTGCTGGGGTCGGAGAACGCCGTCTGCCAATAGGACGAGTAGTCGATCTCGCCGATGACGAGCTCGACCCCGAGCTCCTTCCACTGGTGCTGGATGGCCTGGAAGAGCGGCTTGGCGCTGATGTCGTAGACGTCGACGAAGGTTGTGATGGAGAGGCGCTCGCCGTCTCGGGTGCGGTAGCCGTCCGCATCCCTATCGGTGAAGCCGGCCTCGTCGAGCAGAGCATCGGCATGGTCGGGGTCGAAGGCGAGCTCGTCCCCGAGATCCACGTACCCGAAGGTGCCGGGGCTCAGGACGCTCGTCGCGACGTGCCAGTTGTCGGTGTAGATGTCCTTCAGGATCTGCTGCCGATCGGTGCCGGCGACGAGAGCCTGGCGCACCTTCGACTCATCGAGGAACGGCGCCGTCTGCTGGAAGATCCACTGGTTGGAGAGGCCGACGCCGCTCTTGGCGATGACCTGGTAGCCGTCATCGGCGAGCGCCTGCTCCTCGCTCGGCTGCACGTACCGCAGCAGGTCGGCCTGCCCCGAGCGGAGGGTTCCGAGTCGCACGCTGTCTTCGGTCACCGGGATGACGGTGACGGTGTCGAGGTAGGCCTCGCCCTGGTTGGGCGAACTGGGTGGCGCCCAGGCGTAGCCGTCGCGCCGGCTCAGCACGATCTCCTTGCCGTATACCTCGCTCGTGACGACGAACGGACCCGTCCCGACGAGCTTCGTGTACTGCAGCTGGTCCTCTCGGGAGAGGTCGAGGGTCGAGTCCGAGATGAGCCCGGCGCCCCATGCGGTGAGAGCACCGAGGAACGGCGCGTAGGGCGTCGGCAGCGTCACGGTCACCGTCCGGCTCGCCTCGTCGGTGGTGACGGTCGCCTCATGCGGGAAGGTCGCGTTCGGGGCGATCGCCTTGTCGGGCTGGCCGAAGACCTGGAACTCGAGGTTGCGCTTGACGTTGTCGACATCGAGCGGCGAGCCGTCCGAGTAGGTGACACCGTCGCGGATGACGAAGTCGTACCGTAGGCCGTCGTCGCTCACCGTCCAGCTCTCGGCGAGCCACGGTTCGAATACATCGGTGTCGGGGTTGCGGTAGACGAGGCGGTCCGTGAGGTTCTGCAACAATCCGCGATCCTGCCAGGCGCCCGACTCCTGCAGCTGGGCACCGAACGGGATCTCTGCATCGAGATAGATGAGGTCGCCGCCTCGGACGGGCTCGTCGCCCGCGGTGGCCGCCTGCGAGGGCCCCGAGCATCCGGACGCCAGCAGGGCGAAGCCGGCGAGGGCTGCGGCCGCTGCTGCGGCGCGCAGTCGCATTCGGGCGGTCGGGGTCGTGGACGACATGCGGTACTCCAGGTGGTGGGAGGGTCGTGGACGCCTCCGAGCGGAGGCACCCCGAATTCCTACCCCTGGTGCACGCGCATCCGCATCTTGGATGAACCGCGGTGACCGCAGGTATCGGTGCGTTGCCGATTGTGTCGGACGACGACGCCCAGATGACGGACTGTCGCGTCCGGCTACGCCGTGGCCGCGTGCGCCGCGTACTGCTCCCGGATGAGCGGGACCGTCGACGCGTCGAGGCGCGCGAGGGTCGCGA encodes:
- a CDS encoding ThuA domain-containing protein, whose amino-acid sequence is MTDAVLLTGGGDFDDPWHPFRATAARIAQVLDGLGVRTTIVDGAAGFADAVAAGPDLVVVQASNAYEPTSGDDLVLDAVAAHLAGGRPLLAVHSATCLFVDRPEWAATLGGRWVPEESYHPELGEAHVRLEPHPITAGLVDVEAVDERYTALSVSPEVGVLAWHEEAGARHPLAWTHRVGGANVVYDALGHDERSYDSPSRRALLEREVGWLLSPAAAPPPAGS
- a CDS encoding acyl-CoA dehydrogenase family protein: MSALAERFAPVLRRIADRAREHERSGTRPYDEVRELADAGFGAVRLPLDRGGAGAGVRELFELLIALGEADSNQPQLWRNHLAFVEDRLLAGSAADPVWVERIAAGEVFGGAWSELGSNGLDKVGTRLTRDSDGGVLDGTKYYSTGSIYADWISVFALDQDAAPVIAIIRADAPGVTLLDDWTGVGQRQTGSGTTVFTGVQVAPEAIYHFEERVLYQEVVYQLVLLASLVGVGRAARAELVSAVRERRRNYPHGLDPEPRRDAQLQAVVGRVSALVTAAEAVVLRAAGLVDPVADALASGADPASEEVQRLATEAAIASYEAQVTVTDAILEATTILFDALGSSAVLEEAQLDRHWRNARTLSSHNPRVYKARVVGDWLLNDASPLRIYESADERRTREEADAAV
- a CDS encoding NtaA/DmoA family FMN-dependent monooxygenase (This protein belongs to a clade of FMN-dependent monooxygenases, within a broader family of flavin-dependent oxidoreductases, the luciferase-like monooxygenase (LMM) family, some of whose members use coenzyme F420 rather than FMN.) — translated: MSDPKRLILNLFEMNCVSHITHGLWTLPGNNRHRFTDIEYWTELARILEGGGFDAVFLADVIGTYDVFRGGPETAIREGLQIPSNDPMLVVPAMAAVTRELGFGITFSTSYEPPFAFARRMSTLDHLTKGRVGWNIVTSYLPNAARNFGHDDEIAHDDRYALAEEYLEVLYKLWEGSWDDDAVLEDRDGKIYADPAKIRYIDHVSEHHRVAGPHLASPSRQRSPLLIQATASPRGIALAGRHAELVFTGGPSLEAIQATIAGIRDAAEAAGRSREDVRFVVGATVVVAATEQEARAKLAEFDREASLAGVLAHWSSTVDFLSYDRETTIGEVRLREGSSAEPFLRGAADELTVGEFLDTIVSFHREPFLAVGDPVQVADEIERWLDEYGIDGINLVQYHSFGTALDFIEHVVPELRRRGRLRPGYFPGETLRERVTGGSARLPDTHPAARFRGGANLDRVALTERSER
- a CDS encoding dipeptide ABC transporter ATP-binding protein, with protein sequence MSAIELDHVTIGYRRTPRADVEAVVHGVSLALEPAKTLALVGQSGSGKSTIAHAVAGLLPAVGSITAGSIRVDGHDVTRFGRRDWRPLRGRTIGFVPQDPLSSLDPLQRIGRQLGSVLRLHRDLPPGEVQREVVSLLDRVGIREPEKKVRAYPHELSGGQLQRVLIAGAVAGTPRVLIADEPTSALDVTVQRRILDLLGELQDELGLSILFITHDLALAFERSDDVAVLNHGRLREHGPAVAVLGNPRDPYTVRLLADAPSLSPDRYLDRTRPAVRPEPIVEVAGLTKRFDRNETLALDAVSLQLRGGSVHALVGESGSGKTTLARIVAGLTGFDAGTVTVDGVALPTEPRATNPFARRLQLVYQNPLAAVDPRYPIERIIEEPLRIHGIGDRAARQTAVREILDRVALPASVLGRRAREVSGGQRQRVAVARALVLAPDVLVLDEPTSALDVTVQAQIIELLLSLQAEQGLSYLFISHDLSLVRQIADEVTVLQHGRVVEHGNARTVFDHPRDPYTADLVDSIPGRERHELLLA
- a CDS encoding ABC transporter permease, with protein sequence MTAVLDATTQAAPIRLLRRATANLHAVDVLAITFVLLLLVATVAPWLLTPYDPLVPDEAAVLAPPSWAHPFGTDYLGRDLLSRIVHGTSRTFFGSAVAVLIGLGSGIVLGLLAATLGGAVDAVISRIVDVLLSIPGLLLAMVVVVSLGFGTLNAAIAVGVSTVAMFTRLMRSEVLTIKGLPFVEASHHLGARRSSVLVRHVLPNSTAAVLSLTALQFGNAILWISALSFLGYGAPPPQPEWGLLVAEGRDYMVSSPWLVLVPGVFITVTVVAISRISQIVKARIAR
- a CDS encoding ABC transporter permease, coding for MGRTRFVVARSAQALLVIALSYTLVFFTLFVLPGNPIENKLTNPQNPLPESAAGPLIAYYHLDKAPIEQFLISVQRLFQGDWGYSLTNGKPVTDLIGQGLSNSAPLALLALLFTAVLSLGIALLAVFGPRRLRGFARLLPLVFLSTPSFLVGFLLLLVFSFQLGWISSIRDEGFVTLILPAATLAIGVNAPITQVLITGLDRAAGEPFVTVLRARGVSEAGIVGGHLLKNGSIPAVTLLALTVGDMLASTVVVETVFSRTGIGFITQQAVRDQDTPVILAVVVLVSTTFVIINLVADLIYPFLDPRISYATRRSRIRAARRTRAKTPEVFA
- a CDS encoding ABC transporter substrate-binding protein, with amino-acid sequence MSSTTPTARMRLRAAAAAAALAGFALLASGCSGPSQAATAGDEPVRGGDLIYLDAEIPFGAQLQESGAWQDRGLLQNLTDRLVYRNPDTDVFEPWLAESWTVSDDGLRYDFVIRDGVTYSDGSPLDVDNVKRNLEFQVFGQPDKAIAPNATFPHEATVTTDEASRTVTVTLPTPYAPFLGALTAWGAGLISDSTLDLSREDQLQYTKLVGTGPFVVTSEVYGKEIVLSRRDGYAWAPPSSPNQGEAYLDTVTVIPVTEDSVRLGTLRSGQADLLRYVQPSEEQALADDGYQVIAKSGVGLSNQWIFQQTAPFLDESKVRQALVAGTDRQQILKDIYTDNWHVATSVLSPGTFGYVDLGDELAFDPDHADALLDEAGFTDRDADGYRTRDGERLSITTFVDVYDISAKPLFQAIQHQWKELGVELVIGEIDYSSYWQTAFSDPSTGVLRVGWPHPDPVGLNEYYDSANWNPLRVDDPKLDELLRAELVATDDTTRAAELADVQRYLVENAYVLPLFDDSQVYVARDRVHGFFLTDGALPTFQATWVS